A window of the Lagopus muta isolate bLagMut1 chromosome 1, bLagMut1 primary, whole genome shotgun sequence genome harbors these coding sequences:
- the B4GALT3 gene encoding beta-1,4-galactosyltransferase 3, whose product MSLSRVENPCFLLFLLVFQAVFILILYRGGASSVFRGFLESRRVLDYSKSHDVYTNLSLLVPAGGGAALPYCSAHSPIAVGLLTITFDVLPSERMIIQKNPFVQSGGQYRPPHCLARYKSAILVAYSNQEKYLHHLLYYIHPFLQRQQLSYRIYLIQQVGNGTFNRAKLLNVGVREALKDEDWDCLLLHDVDLVPENDYNLYVCDEYYPKHMASAMDKFQYNLPYKSFFGGVSALTPEHYMKMNGFPNTYWGDGGETDDIAARIQLAGMRIVRNPPHLGRYKVMDYNRETEEPWRRPASHHNTGKTWKDDGMNSLEFKLLSRTKHPLYTNITVDIGYVPPFS is encoded by the exons ATGTCCCTATCCCGTGTGGAGAACCcctgcttcctgctgttcctgctCGTCTTCCAAGCCGTGTTCATCCTGATACTGTACCGAGGTGGAGCCTCGAGCGTGTTCCGAGGGTTTTTGGAGTCGCGGCGCGTTTTGGATTACTCCAAAAGCCACGACGTGTACACGAACCTCAGCCTGCTGGTCCCGgctggcggcggggcggcgctGCCCTACTGCTCGGCGCACTCGCCCATTGCCG TTGGTCTGTTAACCATCACTTTTGACGTGCTCCCCAGTGAAAGAATGATCATccaaaaaaatccttttgttcagtctggaggcCAGTACAGACCACCTCACTGCTTGGCCCGCTACAAGTCGGCCATCCTTGTAGCATACAGTAACCAGGAGAAATACCTTCACCATCTTCTCTACTACATTCATCCCTTCTTGCAGCGCCAGCAGCTCAGCTATAGGATCTACTTGATTCAGCAG GTGGGGAATGGCACGTTTAACCGAGCAAAGTTACTTAATGTTGGTGTCCGGGAAGCCTTGAAGGATGAAGACTGGGACTGCCTCCTTCTGCATGATGTGGACCTGGTACCTGAGAATGATTATAATCTCTATGTCTGTGATGAATACTATCCCAAACATATGGCTAGTGCCATGGATAAATTTCAGTACAA CCTTCCATATAAGTCCTTTTTTGGAGGTGTATCTGCTTTGACTCCAGAGCACTACATGAAGATGAATGGGTTTCCAAACACTTACTGGGGTGATGGTGGTGAAACCGATGACATCGCTGCAAG gatCCAGTTAGCAGGCATGAGAATTGTGCGGAACCCACCGCACCTTGGACGCTACAAAGTGATGGATTACAACAGAGAGACAGAAGAGCCTTGGAGAAG GCCTGCTTCCCACCACAACACTGGAAAAACTTGGAAGGACGATGGGATGAACTCTTTAGAGTTCAAGCTCCTTTCCAGAACAAAGCATCCTCTTTATACCAACATTACTGTGGACATTGGATATGTTCCTCCCTTTTCTTAA